One bacterium genomic window carries:
- the hemG gene encoding protoporphyrinogen oxidase yields MKPPANPLAPRVVVVGGGVAGLATAYMIRALAREHGANPRMTILEAQPVIGGATRTERSDGYLCEWGPNGFLDNEPATLDLVKRLGLEPRLIKASPHAAKRYIYHHGKMREVPLSPGAFLKSDILPTGAKLRMACELAIPAKRDQDDETVYDFARRRLGESFAQYMIDPMVSGIFAGNARELSLRAVFPKMVEMENEYGGLFRAMIAKQRAAKRNGKATGGPGGAAATLTTFADGMGELTDTLAAELTEMIITNAQVEAVQPRGDYFDVVTPDGTYAADAVILACPSYAAADIVRGICYNAAECLRAIPYAPIDVVAHGHKTEDVGHPLDGFGVLIPRGEDYRALGSLWCDAIFPNQAPQGMHMLRTMIGGAQDPAIVNLSDAEVEQIASNEHRRLFNVRQEPVFRKLIRHPQGIAQYTRGHLDRIGELELLERQLPGLFLTGAAYRGVSVNGCVKDAFRVAKSLLTQWRIH; encoded by the coding sequence ATGAAGCCGCCTGCTAATCCTCTGGCGCCGAGAGTTGTCGTCGTCGGTGGCGGCGTGGCCGGCCTCGCGACCGCGTACATGATCCGTGCGCTCGCGCGCGAACACGGGGCTAACCCGCGAATGACAATTCTGGAAGCGCAGCCGGTTATCGGCGGCGCGACGCGCACCGAGCGCAGCGATGGCTACCTGTGCGAATGGGGACCAAACGGATTCCTGGACAACGAACCCGCGACGCTTGATCTGGTGAAACGGCTGGGCTTGGAGCCGCGGTTGATCAAGGCGTCGCCGCATGCCGCTAAACGCTACATTTACCACCACGGCAAGATGCGTGAAGTCCCGCTGTCGCCGGGCGCGTTTCTGAAATCTGACATCCTGCCAACCGGCGCGAAATTGCGCATGGCGTGTGAGCTGGCCATCCCCGCGAAGCGCGATCAGGACGACGAAACCGTGTATGATTTCGCGCGGCGCAGACTTGGTGAATCCTTCGCGCAGTATATGATTGATCCGATGGTCTCGGGTATCTTTGCGGGCAACGCGCGCGAATTGTCGTTGCGCGCGGTGTTCCCGAAGATGGTTGAAATGGAAAACGAATACGGTGGGTTGTTTCGCGCTATGATTGCCAAGCAGCGCGCGGCTAAGCGCAACGGAAAAGCAACCGGTGGACCGGGCGGTGCGGCGGCGACGCTGACTACATTTGCTGACGGCATGGGCGAGCTGACCGATACGCTTGCCGCGGAATTGACTGAAATGATCATTACCAATGCGCAGGTGGAAGCTGTGCAACCGCGCGGGGACTACTTTGACGTCGTGACGCCCGATGGAACGTATGCCGCCGACGCCGTAATTCTCGCCTGTCCATCCTATGCAGCGGCGGATATCGTGAGGGGCATCTGTTACAACGCCGCCGAATGTCTCCGCGCCATTCCCTATGCGCCCATAGACGTAGTAGCGCATGGACACAAAACCGAGGATGTTGGGCACCCATTAGATGGCTTTGGCGTCCTAATTCCGCGTGGCGAAGACTATCGTGCGCTGGGCTCGCTCTGGTGCGATGCGATCTTCCCGAATCAGGCACCGCAGGGAATGCACATGCTCCGCACAATGATCGGCGGAGCCCAGGATCCGGCCATTGTCAATCTAAGCGATGCCGAAGTTGAACAAATTGCTTCGAACGAACATCGCCGCCTGTTTAACGTGCGCCAAGAACCCGTCTTCAGAAAACTGATTCGTCATCCGCAAGGCATCGCACAATACACACGAGGCCATTTGGACCGCATCGGCGAGTTGGAACTCCTGGAACGGCAACTGCCGGGCCTATTCCTCACCGGCGCGGCTTACCGCGGCG
- the hemH gene encoding ferrochelatase, with protein sequence MTEAILLINMGGPARRNDIEPYLREIFSDPAIIDLPAILRKPLASLIAKKRVDEVAERYESIGGYTPLFHWSESLRQNVIQELNAHGAPMEVAWAFRYISPTIPEALEQLRKKGVTKVHILPLFPHYTHTMTGSVMKEVERAAEHLGLKYEYLEDWGQEEAVLELWGSYLEAALAEAGMGARVMFVAHGIPQIYVNRGDDYPDRVRASAEKLARRLPQGTEWVVAFQSKVGPVAWTKPYMEEVLPEWTKSDAPIVMMPLSFVADCLETLYDLDSVAKEMVESAGVKKYVRARVFNDDPQFAHALLHVWHESHDEAAC encoded by the coding sequence ATGACTGAAGCCATTCTTCTGATCAATATGGGCGGCCCGGCCCGTCGCAACGACATCGAACCGTACCTGCGCGAGATCTTCAGCGATCCGGCGATTATTGACTTGCCCGCGATTTTGCGCAAGCCGCTGGCGAGTCTGATTGCGAAAAAACGCGTAGACGAAGTGGCTGAACGCTACGAGTCCATTGGCGGTTACACCCCGCTCTTCCACTGGAGCGAATCGCTGCGTCAGAACGTTATTCAGGAATTGAACGCGCACGGTGCGCCAATGGAGGTCGCGTGGGCGTTTCGTTACATTTCGCCAACGATCCCCGAGGCGCTCGAACAACTGCGCAAGAAGGGCGTGACAAAGGTCCACATTCTGCCGCTTTTCCCGCACTACACGCATACGATGACAGGCTCGGTGATGAAGGAGGTCGAGCGCGCCGCAGAGCACCTGGGATTGAAGTACGAATACCTTGAAGATTGGGGCCAGGAAGAAGCTGTGCTCGAACTGTGGGGATCGTATCTGGAGGCCGCGCTGGCTGAAGCAGGAATGGGCGCGCGAGTCATGTTTGTCGCGCACGGTATCCCGCAAATTTATGTCAACCGCGGTGACGACTATCCTGACCGGGTGCGCGCGTCGGCAGAAAAACTCGCACGCCGTCTGCCGCAGGGCACGGAGTGGGTCGTGGCGTTTCAGAGCAAAGTCGGTCCCGTGGCGTGGACGAAGCCGTATATGGAAGAGGTTCTACCCGAATGGACCAAGAGCGATGCGCCGATCGTCATGATGCCGTTAAGTTTCGTCGCCGATTGTCTGGAAACGCTGTATGATCTCGATAGCGTTGCCAAAGAGATGGTCGAAAGTGCCGGCGTGAAAAAATACGTTCGCGCACGCGTCTTTAACGACGATCCGCAATTTGCCCATGCGCTGCTGCATGTTTGGCACGAGAGCCACGATGAAGCCGCCTGCTAA